Proteins from a single region of Butyrivibrio fibrisolvens:
- the fliQ gene encoding flagellar biosynthesis protein FliQ: protein MDAGVVNQIIREALFLVIKVGGPMLLASLIMGLMISIFQTVTSIQEQTLTFVPKLLVAFGCLIFLGNYMGTQISNFMTKLWSDFSLYIH, encoded by the coding sequence ATGGATGCTGGTGTTGTTAATCAGATCATAAGAGAAGCACTATTCCTTGTAATAAAAGTCGGCGGCCCGATGCTTCTGGCTTCCCTTATAATGGGTCTTATGATCTCCATATTCCAGACTGTAACCTCGATACAGGAACAGACCCTGACTTTTGTTCCTAAACTTCTTGTTGCATTTGGATGTTTGATATTTCTTGGAAATTATATGGGTACGCAGATATCCAATTTTATGACAAAGCTGTGGTCAGATTTTTCCCTATATATTCATTGA
- a CDS encoding MotA/TolQ/ExbB proton channel family protein, which yields MDLATIAALGGGIVIILLGIATAGGLQTIPSYIDIPSVVITIGGSLLATFGTNTIPGAITALKTIGVVIKMPSLDMSGLVKQIVDLSNTARKEGLLALEEAANSIEDPLLKKGLLLTADGTEPELVRAILEAEIDAVDARHKLNIKFFEDWASQGPSWGMIGTLIGLVNMLNNMSDASSLGPNMAVALITTFYGSAIANWICFPIAEKLKFDNDAELTYKGVMIEGILSIQAGENPRVTEEKLKAFMTPSEREAYDAANGGGGGE from the coding sequence GTGGATCTAGCTACAATAGCAGCTCTTGGTGGTGGAATTGTAATAATCCTTCTGGGAATTGCGACGGCCGGTGGTCTTCAGACTATTCCCAGTTACATTGATATACCGTCGGTTGTTATCACAATCGGTGGTTCTCTTCTTGCAACATTTGGTACCAATACGATTCCTGGTGCTATCACAGCACTTAAGACGATTGGTGTTGTTATTAAGATGCCAAGTCTTGACATGTCAGGACTTGTAAAACAGATCGTTGATCTTTCCAATACCGCCAGAAAAGAAGGACTTCTTGCTCTTGAAGAAGCAGCTAACAGTATTGAAGACCCCCTTCTTAAAAAGGGACTACTTCTTACAGCAGACGGTACTGAGCCTGAGCTTGTAAGAGCCATTCTCGAGGCGGAGATTGATGCAGTTGATGCAAGACATAAGCTAAACATCAAGTTCTTTGAGGACTGGGCCAGCCAGGGACCTTCCTGGGGTATGATCGGTACCCTCATCGGACTTGTTAACATGCTTAATAACATGTCAGATGCATCTTCACTTGGACCTAACATGGCGGTTGCTCTTATCACGACATTCTACGGATCCGCCATCGCGAACTGGATTTGTTTCCCTATTGCAGAAAAACTTAAATTCGATAATGACGCTGAGCTTACATATAAAGGCGTAATGATAGAGGGAATCTTGTCTATACAGGCAGGAGAGAACCCCAGAGTAACAGAAGAAAAGCTTAAGGCATTCATGACTCCTTCAGAAAGAGAAGCTTACGATGCGGCTAATGGTGGTGGCGGAGGTGAGTAA
- the fliY gene encoding flagellar motor switch phosphatase FliY codes for MDGTLSQDEINALLEGMDTSGGGDSGDAAPDGGSVMSGEIDESLLSDVEKDAVGEVANISMGSSATTLFSLVNQKVNITTPVVSLCNWDKLMSDYERPCVFVQIKYTIGLDGSNIMILKEHDVMVITDLMMGGDGTNIQDGEIGELQLSAISEAMNQMMGAAATALSSMIDEKVDISPPQATLLAAMDTDPGEIAEFLRGTFVRINFKMQIGDLVDSSIMQLYPVDFAKSLYDTFITSTKEDQLPPPSEPAPAPAMDAAPAMDAAAPPPAMDQSMAQQPMMQQPMMGQPMMGQPMMQPQMMMQPQMMPMQSMNVQPASFQNFSPDGQLIAGGENITLIKDVPLEVTVELGRTHKPISDILDFAPGTIIELDKVAGEPVDVLVNGKYVAKGEVVVIDESFGVRVTEIIK; via the coding sequence ATGGACGGAACACTCTCTCAGGATGAAATTAATGCCCTTTTGGAAGGCATGGATACATCTGGCGGCGGAGATTCGGGTGATGCGGCGCCGGATGGAGGCAGCGTTATGAGTGGTGAAATTGATGAGTCCCTTCTTTCCGATGTGGAAAAAGACGCGGTCGGTGAAGTTGCCAATATCAGTATGGGTTCTTCTGCGACAACTCTTTTCTCGCTCGTAAATCAGAAGGTTAATATCACAACGCCCGTAGTTTCATTATGCAACTGGGATAAGCTCATGAGTGACTATGAGAGACCGTGTGTATTTGTACAGATCAAGTACACGATCGGTCTTGATGGCAGTAACATCATGATATTAAAAGAACATGATGTTATGGTCATCACTGATCTTATGATGGGCGGCGACGGTACCAATATTCAGGATGGTGAGATCGGAGAGCTGCAGCTGTCTGCTATTTCCGAAGCCATGAACCAGATGATGGGTGCTGCTGCGACAGCGCTTTCATCAATGATCGATGAGAAGGTTGATATTTCGCCGCCTCAGGCAACGCTCCTTGCAGCCATGGATACGGATCCTGGTGAAATAGCAGAATTCCTGCGCGGAACTTTTGTAAGGATCAACTTCAAGATGCAGATCGGCGATCTTGTGGATTCGTCAATCATGCAGTTGTATCCTGTTGACTTTGCAAAGAGTTTGTATGATACTTTTATTACAAGCACTAAAGAGGATCAGCTTCCTCCTCCGTCTGAACCAGCGCCTGCTCCCGCAATGGATGCAGCGCCAGCGATGGATGCAGCAGCTCCTCCGCCAGCAATGGATCAGTCTATGGCACAGCAGCCGATGATGCAGCAGCCAATGATGGGCCAGCCGATGATGGGACAGCCTATGATGCAGCCGCAGATGATGATGCAGCCACAGATGATGCCTATGCAGAGTATGAACGTTCAGCCGGCATCATTCCAGAATTTCAGTCCGGACGGTCAGCTCATTGCAGGCGGCGAAAACATTACTCTGATCAAAGACGTTCCGCTTGAAGTTACTGTTGAGCTTGGTAGAACGCACAAGCCAATTTCTGACATTCTTGATTTTGCACCAGGTACTATCATAGAACTGGATAAAGTTGCAGGTGAACCTGTAGACGTACTTGTTAACGGCAAGTATGTAGCCAAAGGAGAAGTAGTTGTAATCGACGAAAGTTTTGGTGTCAGGGTCACAGAAATTATTAAGTAA
- a CDS encoding flagellar biosynthetic protein FliR — MVDLSFTYGDLEYFLLILVRVSAFIFVAPFFSARGIPARYKVGFSIFLAFILFDVAPRMNLEYSTVYGYAVIVMRELVTGIILAFASLICMQIGSFAGQIIDMMTGLSMVSIMDPGTNTNVTITGALYQQMLMIMLIISGMYRYLVKALADSFVIIPVNGAVPQTNFLLKSMLEFMKDYMVIGFRITLPVFIICFTMNIVLGILAKVSPQLNMFAVGMQLKILVGLGILFLTSSLMSAASEFVFDQMKILVQEFAYGLTP; from the coding sequence ATGGTTGATCTTTCTTTTACCTATGGCGATCTTGAATATTTTCTGCTTATTCTGGTCCGGGTCTCGGCCTTTATATTTGTTGCGCCGTTTTTTTCTGCCAGAGGTATACCTGCAAGATATAAAGTTGGCTTTTCGATATTTCTTGCTTTTATCCTTTTTGACGTGGCTCCAAGAATGAACCTTGAGTATTCAACTGTCTACGGCTATGCTGTCATAGTCATGAGAGAGCTCGTAACCGGAATTATCCTTGCTTTTGCATCTCTTATCTGTATGCAGATAGGTTCATTTGCAGGTCAGATAATAGATATGATGACGGGTCTTTCTATGGTATCTATAATGGATCCGGGCACCAATACCAACGTGACAATTACAGGTGCTCTTTATCAGCAGATGCTTATGATAATGCTTATTATAAGCGGTATGTACAGATATCTTGTGAAGGCGCTTGCAGATTCTTTTGTGATCATTCCTGTTAACGGAGCAGTGCCCCAGACCAATTTCCTTTTAAAGAGCATGCTTGAATTTATGAAGGACTATATGGTCATCGGCTTTAGGATCACGCTCCCTGTATTTATCATATGTTTTACCATGAATATAGTCCTTGGTATCCTTGCCAAGGTTTCTCCTCAGCTCAACATGTTTGCTGTAGGTATGCAGCTCAAGATCCTGGTAGGTCTTGGGATACTGTTTTTGACAAGCTCCCTTATGTCAGCTGCATCTGAATTTGTTTTTGACCAGATGAAAATACTTGTTCAGGAGTTCGCTTATGGACTTACGCCTTAG
- a CDS encoding response regulator, which produces MAKNVLVCDDAAFMRMMIKDILTKNGYNVAGEAENGAKAVEKYNELHPDLVLMDITMPEMDGIQALKKIKEGDPKAVVIMCSAMGQQAMVVEAIQSGARDFIVKPFQADRVLEAVKKVIG; this is translated from the coding sequence ATGGCAAAAAATGTGTTAGTTTGTGATGACGCAGCATTTATGAGAATGATGATCAAAGATATTCTTACAAAAAATGGCTACAATGTCGCAGGCGAAGCAGAGAATGGAGCAAAAGCAGTAGAAAAGTATAATGAGCTTCATCCGGATCTTGTGCTGATGGATATTACTATGCCTGAGATGGATGGAATCCAGGCACTCAAGAAGATCAAAGAAGGCGATCCTAAAGCCGTAGTTATCATGTGTTCAGCAATGGGTCAGCAGGCCATGGTTGTTGAAGCTATACAGTCAGGCGCTCGTGACTTTATCGTTAAACCTTTCCAGGCAGACCGTGTTCTCGAGGCTGTCAAGAAGGTTATAGGATAA
- the fliP gene encoding flagellar type III secretion system pore protein FliP (The bacterial flagellar biogenesis protein FliP forms a type III secretion system (T3SS)-type pore required for flagellar assembly.): protein MRNPKGKDNIRRLLSRAVISTAASAVMVAFLSFAIPIVSTATEAGTEYVDDTTDTDPTVEPDYHLTGTDDERTNIKDPGTAETAEDLSELNIANYVTVTYDNGNGDINGALRIFITLTLLALLPSIIIMMTSFTRIILVLHFTRTALNTQTAPPNMVLVGLALFLTFYIMQPTILRVYNEAYVPFNNGEVTQQEFLDKAMKPIREFMYPQTQRKDVVLFMEISGDEWDGTLDDIPTTVLVPSFMISELRTGFIIGFLIYIPFIVIDMVVASVLMSMGMMMLPPTTISMPFKILLFVLADGWNLIIGSLVKTFY, encoded by the coding sequence ATGAGAAATCCTAAGGGAAAGGACAACATACGCCGGTTGCTTTCTAGAGCTGTCATCAGCACTGCGGCATCTGCGGTTATGGTGGCCTTTCTTTCTTTTGCAATTCCTATCGTATCAACTGCGACCGAGGCCGGAACAGAATATGTTGATGACACCACGGACACTGACCCCACTGTTGAACCGGATTATCATTTGACTGGTACGGATGATGAACGTACCAATATCAAAGACCCCGGCACAGCCGAAACGGCTGAAGACCTTTCGGAACTTAATATTGCTAATTATGTTACCGTTACCTACGACAATGGTAACGGTGACATTAATGGTGCGCTGCGCATTTTCATAACTCTTACTCTGCTCGCACTGTTACCTTCTATTATCATTATGATGACCTCGTTTACGAGGATCATTCTGGTTCTTCACTTTACAAGAACAGCTCTTAATACCCAGACAGCCCCTCCTAACATGGTACTTGTAGGACTGGCTCTGTTTCTGACCTTCTATATAATGCAGCCGACTATACTTCGTGTATACAATGAAGCTTACGTACCGTTTAATAACGGCGAAGTTACTCAGCAGGAGTTTTTGGATAAAGCCATGAAACCTATAAGAGAGTTCATGTATCCACAGACCCAGCGCAAAGACGTTGTTTTATTTATGGAGATAAGCGGAGATGAATGGGATGGAACACTTGATGACATCCCGACTACGGTCCTTGTTCCTTCATTTATGATAAGTGAACTTAGAACCGGATTCATCATAGGTTTCCTTATTTACATCCCATTTATTGTTATCGATATGGTAGTTGCATCCGTACTTATGTCAATGGGTATGATGATGCTCCCGCCTACTACGATTTCTATGCCATTCAAAATACTTCTGTTCGTACTTGCAGACGGTTGGAATCTTATAATCGGAAGTCTTGTTAAGACGTTCTACTGA
- a CDS encoding flagellar basal body-associated FliL family protein, which yields MKRNMLAIIILALLIINTVLTGIVMLSVMQTNQKTATVISDIASALELEAGGGAGTSAGFARQASDITAADTANYEITDIQISLSKTESGQSAILRCSLNISMDTVNSDYATLGSSESLAGATSKIKSIVNEVVSQYNFDNVSDNQAAIEREILDKVQDYFGSAFIYDISFSSFLPVKM from the coding sequence ATGAAAAGGAACATGCTGGCTATAATTATTCTGGCTTTACTTATTATCAATACGGTTCTTACCGGAATAGTAATGCTGTCAGTTATGCAGACTAATCAAAAGACAGCCACAGTAATATCGGATATTGCATCGGCTCTTGAACTTGAAGCAGGGGGCGGCGCAGGAACAAGCGCAGGCTTTGCAAGACAGGCATCGGATATAACAGCTGCTGATACAGCTAACTATGAGATCACAGATATCCAGATATCTCTTTCCAAGACAGAAAGCGGTCAGTCTGCGATCTTGCGGTGTTCACTTAATATATCTATGGATACTGTAAATTCAGATTATGCAACACTTGGATCAAGTGAAAGTCTTGCAGGTGCAACATCCAAGATCAAGTCTATTGTTAATGAAGTAGTATCACAGTATAACTTCGATAATGTATCAGATAACCAGGCAGCGATCGAGAGGGAGATCCTTGATAAGGTTCAGGACTATTTCGGTTCTGCATTCATTTATGACATAAGCTTCAGTTCATTCTTGCCAGTAAAAATGTAA
- the fliM gene encoding flagellar motor switch protein FliM, which yields MSDVLSQNEIDNLLAALSTGELDVEEMSKADEKKVKDYDFRRPAKFSKEHLRTLEIIFEHYGRLLATTLPLYLRKNVQITVENSETVTFSEFSNALSNPVILGIVNFNPLQGQIIVEVQSNIGFSFIDRMLGGEGTALDKPRAFTDIEMPLIEKMVTICVQQLVEPWENVVNIDPILDRIETNPQFAQVISPTDMIAIVTLNLKIGEVEGLMNFCLPFFTLESVMDRLNTKYWFSSMQRHNEENDSEFLESLVRKIEVPVKAVLGKCQVSVSDFVQLQLGDIIRLDSRVTQEMHVYVGNIDKFTALPGTSDKKYAVRVTSVIREEE from the coding sequence ATGAGTGATGTCTTAAGCCAAAATGAGATAGATAACCTACTGGCGGCGCTGTCAACAGGTGAACTAGATGTCGAAGAGATGTCCAAGGCCGATGAGAAAAAGGTCAAGGACTATGATTTCAGACGCCCTGCGAAGTTCTCTAAAGAGCATCTGAGAACACTTGAGATCATCTTTGAGCATTATGGAAGACTTCTTGCTACAACTTTGCCCCTTTATCTTAGAAAAAATGTACAGATAACAGTTGAAAACTCAGAAACAGTTACATTCTCGGAATTTTCAAATGCTCTTTCAAACCCTGTAATTCTGGGTATTGTTAATTTTAATCCGCTACAGGGTCAGATAATTGTTGAAGTTCAGTCCAATATAGGATTTTCTTTTATAGACAGAATGCTGGGCGGTGAAGGAACGGCGCTCGATAAGCCAAGAGCCTTCACTGATATTGAGATGCCTCTTATAGAGAAAATGGTAACAATATGCGTTCAGCAGCTGGTCGAGCCATGGGAGAACGTTGTAAACATTGATCCTATTCTTGACAGAATAGAGACCAATCCTCAGTTTGCACAGGTCATATCTCCGACAGATATGATCGCTATCGTAACACTGAATCTGAAGATAGGTGAAGTAGAAGGTCTCATGAACTTCTGTCTTCCTTTCTTTACACTTGAAAGTGTAATGGATCGTCTGAATACCAAGTACTGGTTCTCCAGTATGCAAAGGCATAACGAAGAGAATGATTCAGAGTTTCTTGAATCCCTCGTTAGAAAGATTGAAGTACCTGTCAAAGCAGTGCTTGGAAAATGTCAGGTATCTGTCAGTGACTTTGTACAGCTTCAGCTAGGGGACATTATAAGACTTGATTCCAGAGTTACTCAGGAAATGCATGTATATGTGGGAAATATAGATAAATTCACTGCACTTCCTGGAACTTCGGATAAAAAGTATGCGGTTAGGGTTACGTCGGTGATAAGAGAGGAGGAATAA
- a CDS encoding flagellar motor protein MotB: MAKAKKEAPPKKGCPAWQGTFGDLMNLLLCFFVLLFSMSTLDAAKYEEVAASFSAAFGIFDGGQNALGDGALIGDGVSQLSSLSAYTTSMGASASGDADETTDATSGEDVSEGGPDVSEAEATLEAAQMEASEQLAKEVTEALQAGMTEEEKAELTEEEVISDVILNYTSQYVQLTISGSLLFASGSAQLQESAYPVLDKVGAVLESYAGGTIEIEGHTDNVPISNAMFANNDELSDARALSVFYYILDVTELDPANIKHSGRGEYVPVADNTTAEGRAKNRRVEIRIYNPLSSSY, from the coding sequence ATGGCTAAAGCAAAAAAAGAAGCCCCGCCTAAAAAAGGATGTCCTGCCTGGCAGGGTACCTTCGGCGATCTAATGAATCTGCTTCTGTGTTTCTTCGTGCTACTTTTCTCAATGTCAACTTTGGATGCGGCAAAATATGAGGAAGTTGCAGCTTCCTTTAGTGCGGCTTTTGGTATTTTCGATGGTGGTCAGAATGCACTTGGTGATGGCGCTCTGATTGGAGATGGTGTATCACAGCTAAGTTCGCTTTCTGCATATACAACTTCTATGGGTGCTTCTGCATCAGGCGATGCTGATGAGACAACAGATGCAACAAGCGGAGAAGATGTATCTGAAGGCGGTCCTGACGTCTCTGAAGCTGAAGCGACACTTGAAGCAGCCCAGATGGAAGCTTCAGAGCAGCTTGCAAAAGAAGTTACTGAGGCTCTTCAGGCCGGAATGACTGAAGAAGAAAAGGCAGAGCTTACAGAAGAGGAAGTAATATCTGACGTAATACTTAACTATACAAGTCAGTATGTGCAGCTTACCATAAGTGGATCACTCTTATTTGCATCAGGTAGCGCCCAGCTTCAGGAAAGCGCTTATCCTGTACTTGATAAGGTTGGAGCCGTACTTGAAAGCTACGCAGGCGGAACTATTGAAATCGAAGGTCATACAGATAATGTGCCCATCAGTAATGCTATGTTTGCTAATAACGATGAGCTTTCTGATGCACGTGCACTTTCTGTTTTCTATTATATTTTGGATGTAACAGAACTTGATCCTGCTAATATCAAGCATTCCGGAAGAGGAGAATATGTACCGGTTGCTGATAACACAACAGCAGAAGGCAGAGCTAAGAACAGACGTGTAGAAATTAGAATATATAATCCTTTAAGTTCCTCATATTAA
- a CDS encoding flagellar biosynthetic protein FliO, giving the protein MDVTAIAQFLTVIFLFIVILVLTYFTTRFIAGYQKNHSVNTNIESVEVMRLSPSQYVQIIRIGSKYVAIAVSKDSIEKLCELSSEDVEVAAQDFSSGNSFQNIMDKIKQGWQQK; this is encoded by the coding sequence TTGGACGTAACAGCTATAGCTCAGTTTTTAACTGTGATATTTTTATTCATAGTTATTCTGGTGCTTACGTATTTCACGACCAGATTTATTGCTGGATATCAGAAAAACCATTCTGTTAATACCAACATTGAATCTGTTGAAGTCATGCGCCTTAGCCCAAGCCAATACGTGCAGATAATACGTATTGGCTCGAAGTATGTGGCAATAGCTGTGAGCAAGGATTCCATAGAAAAACTCTGTGAACTTTCATCCGAGGACGTGGAAGTTGCAGCGCAGGATTTTTCTTCAGGTAATTCTTTCCAAAATATCATGGATAAAATTAAACAGGGTTGGCAGCAAAAATAA
- the flhB gene encoding flagellar biosynthesis protein FlhB, translating into MDLRLRYDLQFFAKEGPGGEKTEEATSKRLSDARKKGQVAKSQEITVAADLFAFFIILSVYKEYLGTNFLFLFRNIYENIPDTIVMVDGYIPRATFDSIFKKIIVVVLLTVLPYLIAGFALALICNIIQFGFKITPEPMKPKFDKLNPLNGIKRIFSVQSLFNLLKALLKIGLISAVVYITLTGREESIYLLYDMPLKQGIALMGDLIIDLGLRCALVYVIVAFADFLYQKHKFREDMKMTKQEVKDEYKDTEGDPQVKSKQKQRMREAAQRRMMKELPKADVVITNPTHYAVALLYNQDEDPAPKVIAKGADFVAQKIKEVAKENHIEIVEDKPLARMLYANVEIGEFIPPELYKAVAEVLAYVYKLQGKI; encoded by the coding sequence ATGGACTTACGCCTTAGGTATGATCTTCAGTTTTTTGCCAAAGAAGGTCCCGGCGGTGAAAAGACCGAAGAGGCAACCAGCAAAAGACTAAGTGATGCAAGAAAAAAAGGTCAGGTGGCAAAAAGCCAGGAAATAACCGTGGCTGCGGATCTTTTTGCCTTTTTTATCATATTGAGCGTCTATAAAGAATACCTTGGCACTAATTTCCTGTTTCTTTTCAGAAATATCTATGAAAATATTCCTGATACCATAGTGATGGTGGATGGATATATCCCAAGAGCTACATTTGATTCTATTTTTAAAAAGATAATTGTTGTTGTCCTTCTCACGGTTCTTCCGTATCTCATCGCAGGATTTGCCCTGGCGCTTATCTGCAATATAATCCAGTTCGGATTTAAGATAACCCCGGAGCCTATGAAACCCAAATTTGATAAGCTTAACCCTCTTAACGGAATTAAGCGTATTTTTTCTGTTCAGTCTCTTTTTAATCTGTTAAAAGCTCTCCTTAAGATAGGCCTGATATCAGCTGTGGTATATATAACTCTCACAGGAAGAGAAGAATCAATATACCTTCTCTATGACATGCCACTCAAACAGGGAATAGCCCTTATGGGTGATCTGATAATAGATCTTGGACTTCGATGCGCTCTTGTATACGTCATTGTAGCATTCGCAGATTTTCTTTATCAGAAGCATAAATTCCGTGAAGACATGAAGATGACCAAGCAGGAAGTTAAAGATGAATATAAAGATACTGAAGGTGATCCTCAGGTCAAATCGAAGCAGAAACAGAGAATGAGAGAAGCTGCCCAGCGCAGAATGATGAAAGAACTCCCCAAAGCTGACGTAGTTATCACAAACCCTACCCACTATGCAGTAGCCCTTCTTTACAACCAGGATGAAGACCCTGCTCCTAAAGTAATAGCCAAAGGTGCCGATTTTGTAGCTCAGAAGATCAAGGAAGTAGCCAAAGAAAATCACATCGAGATAGTAGAAGATAAGCCCCTTGCACGAATGCTCTATGCAAACGTTGAAATAGGCGAATTTATCCCGCCTGAATTGTATAAGGCAGTGGCAGAAGTATTAGCATATGTATATAAACTGCAGGGAAAAATATAA